A region of Rhodanobacteraceae bacterium DNA encodes the following proteins:
- a CDS encoding UDP-N-acetylmuramate--L-alanine ligase: MTPHRLPPHGDIMQGFRRVHFIGIGGAGMSGIAEVLHTLGYDVSGSDRATSPVTERLAGLGVRVEIGHAAGHVANVDAVVVSSAIKPDNPELVAAQARRIPVVPRAEMLGELMRFRRGIAVAGSHGKTTTTSLTASVLAEAGYDPTFVIGGQLLSAGANARLGAGAYLVAEADESDGSFLKLSPVIAVVTNIDADHLDHYHGDFAELKQAFMDFLHRLPFYGLAVLCVDNPEVAELAQHSPRSTLTYAIEHDADVRGANLRAEGACMHFDLLLPGQPSLSVKLNLPGRHNVLNALAAATLGWHLGVEPYAIARALERFQGVGRRFHIDGELPIDHGKVLLVDDYGHHPRELAAVMEAARAGWPERRLVIAFQPHRYTRTRDLLDDFAGVLCEADALVLTEVYPAGEAPIAGADGRALARAVRARGKVDPVFIEHPRELGATLPALLRDGDLVLLLGAGDIGAVAAELAQRGKLTAGSEA, from the coding sequence ATGACGCCGCACCGCCTCCCGCCGCACGGCGACATCATGCAGGGCTTCCGTCGCGTGCACTTCATCGGCATCGGCGGCGCCGGCATGAGCGGGATCGCCGAGGTGCTGCACACGCTGGGCTACGACGTGTCGGGTTCCGATCGCGCGACGTCGCCGGTGACCGAGCGCCTCGCCGGCCTCGGCGTGCGCGTCGAGATCGGCCATGCGGCCGGGCACGTGGCGAATGTCGATGCGGTGGTGGTGTCGAGCGCGATCAAGCCCGACAATCCCGAATTGGTCGCCGCGCAGGCGCGCCGCATCCCGGTGGTGCCGCGCGCCGAGATGCTGGGCGAACTGATGCGCTTTAGGCGCGGCATCGCGGTCGCGGGTTCGCACGGCAAGACCACCACCACCAGCCTCACCGCCAGCGTGCTGGCCGAGGCCGGTTACGACCCGACGTTCGTGATCGGCGGGCAACTGCTGTCGGCGGGCGCGAATGCGCGGCTCGGTGCCGGCGCGTATCTGGTCGCCGAGGCCGATGAATCGGATGGCTCGTTCCTCAAGCTGTCGCCGGTGATCGCGGTGGTCACCAACATCGATGCCGATCACCTGGATCACTACCACGGCGACTTTGCCGAACTGAAACAGGCGTTCATGGATTTCCTGCACCGGCTGCCGTTCTACGGCCTGGCCGTGCTGTGCGTGGACAACCCCGAGGTCGCCGAACTGGCGCAGCACAGTCCGCGTTCGACGCTGACCTACGCCATCGAGCACGACGCCGACGTGCGCGGCGCCAACCTGCGCGCCGAAGGCGCGTGCATGCACTTCGACCTGCTGTTGCCGGGCCAGCCCAGCCTGTCCGTCAAGTTGAATCTGCCGGGCCGGCACAACGTGCTGAACGCGCTGGCCGCGGCCACGCTTGGCTGGCACCTCGGCGTCGAGCCGTACGCGATCGCACGCGCGCTGGAGCGCTTCCAGGGCGTGGGCCGGCGCTTCCACATCGACGGCGAATTGCCGATCGACCACGGCAAGGTGCTGCTGGTGGACGACTACGGTCATCATCCGCGCGAGTTGGCGGCGGTGATGGAAGCGGCGCGCGCGGGCTGGCCCGAGCGGCGTCTGGTGATCGCCTTCCAGCCGCATCGCTACACCCGCACGCGCGATCTGCTGGACGATTTCGCCGGCGTGTTGTGCGAGGCCGATGCGCTGGTGCTGACCGAGGTGTATCCCGCCGGCGAGGCGCCGATCGCGGGCGCCGACGGACGCGCGCTGGCGCGCGCGGTGCGCGCGCGCGGCAAGGTCGATCCGGTCTTCATCGAGCATCCGCGCGAACTCGGCGCGACCCTTCCCGCGTTGCTGCGCGACGGCGACCTGGTGCTGCTGCTGGGCGCTGGCGATATCGGCGCGGTGGCGGCGGAACTCGCGCAGCGCGGAAAGCTGACGGCCGGGAGCGAAGCATGA
- a CDS encoding Cell division protein FtsQ, translated as MKGATSLRLAAWLIAIAVVALPVVGVLQGWFASGSWPVRELQVHATFRHVSAAQVRAAVAPTLGAGFFAIDLGHMRDAVAALPWVGQVEVSKRWPDALDITVTEIRPVAHWGDGALLDGDGRIFKVPDAGVVNGLPKFQAPDDRVADVMAFYRTATTDFVPYGLRVSEVDLSARGGWTLVLSNGARVVVGDGQPNQRLARFAAALPILMRGRSDGFVYADLRYSNGFAVRWPEPAPTPSQTPKNGGPHAADGNV; from the coding sequence ATGAAGGGCGCCACGTCCCTTCGTCTTGCCGCATGGCTGATCGCGATCGCGGTAGTCGCGCTGCCGGTGGTCGGCGTGCTGCAGGGCTGGTTCGCATCGGGCAGTTGGCCGGTGCGCGAGCTGCAGGTGCACGCGACGTTCCGGCATGTCAGCGCAGCCCAGGTTCGCGCCGCCGTGGCGCCCACGCTCGGCGCGGGATTTTTCGCGATCGACCTCGGCCACATGCGCGACGCGGTCGCGGCGTTGCCGTGGGTCGGGCAGGTCGAGGTCAGCAAGCGCTGGCCGGATGCGCTCGACATCACCGTCACGGAAATCCGTCCCGTCGCGCATTGGGGCGACGGTGCGTTGCTGGACGGGGATGGCCGCATCTTCAAGGTGCCCGATGCCGGCGTGGTGAACGGGTTGCCGAAATTCCAGGCGCCGGATGACCGGGTGGCCGACGTGATGGCGTTCTATCGCACCGCCACGACCGATTTCGTGCCCTACGGCCTGCGCGTCAGCGAGGTGGACCTGTCCGCGCGCGGCGGCTGGACGCTGGTGCTCTCGAACGGCGCGCGGGTGGTGGTGGGCGACGGACAGCCCAACCAGCGGCTGGCGCGCTTCGCGGCCGCGCTGCCGATCCTGATGCGCGGTCGCAGCGACGGCTTCGTGTACGCCGATCTTCGCTACAGCAACGGTTTCGCGGTGCGCTGGCCGGAACCCGCGCCCACTCCTTCCCAGACCCCCAAGAACGGTGGCCCCCATGCTGCTGACGGAAACGTTTAA
- a CDS encoding D-alanine--D-alanine ligase, which produces MNPSPESRVPNADAKRITDARDFGRVAVVMGGSSAEREVSLNSGKGVLEALKSHGVDAHAIDGIPALLDAVRAGHFARVFNILHGAGGENGELQGALQSLGVPYTGSGVLGSALSLDKIRSKWVWQSLGVPTPKFVPLPRGGDVHAAMRAIGLPLIVKPAWEGSSVGVSRVFEEKDLDAAVQLAQRYPGPMLVEQMIVGDEFTVSILKSDVLPSIRIVPKGGYYDYNAKYIAEDTQYICPGLDGDAEKELRALARRAFDALACSGWGRVDVMRDHNGNNWLLEVNTAPGMTSHSLVPKAAAAAGMDYAELCWRVLETSFDDKQGGAA; this is translated from the coding sequence ATGAATCCGAGTCCCGAGTCCCGAGTCCCGAACGCAGATGCGAAGCGCATCACCGACGCCCGCGACTTCGGCCGCGTCGCCGTGGTGATGGGCGGCAGTTCGGCCGAGCGCGAGGTGTCGCTGAACTCCGGCAAGGGGGTGCTGGAGGCGCTCAAGAGCCACGGCGTGGATGCGCACGCGATCGACGGCATTCCCGCGCTGCTGGACGCGGTGCGCGCGGGCCACTTCGCGCGCGTGTTCAACATCCTGCACGGCGCCGGCGGCGAGAACGGCGAACTGCAAGGCGCGCTGCAATCGCTGGGCGTGCCTTACACCGGTTCCGGCGTGCTGGGTTCGGCGTTGTCGCTGGACAAAATCCGCAGCAAGTGGGTGTGGCAATCGCTGGGCGTGCCGACGCCGAAGTTCGTGCCGTTGCCGCGCGGCGGCGACGTGCACGCGGCCATGCGGGCGATCGGGCTGCCCTTGATCGTGAAGCCGGCGTGGGAGGGTTCCAGCGTCGGCGTGTCGCGCGTTTTCGAGGAAAAGGATCTCGACGCCGCCGTGCAACTGGCGCAGCGTTATCCGGGGCCGATGCTGGTGGAGCAGATGATCGTCGGCGACGAGTTCACGGTCTCGATCCTGAAATCCGACGTGCTGCCCAGCATCAGGATCGTGCCCAAGGGCGGGTACTACGACTACAACGCCAAGTACATCGCCGAGGACACGCAATACATCTGTCCTGGCCTCGACGGCGACGCGGAAAAAGAGTTGCGCGCGCTGGCACGACGCGCGTTCGATGCGCTGGCCTGCTCGGGCTGGGGCCGCGTGGACGTGATGCGCGACCACAACGGCAACAACTGGCTGCTGGAAGTGAACACCGCGCCCGGCATGACCTCGCACTCGCTGGTGCCGAAGGCCGCCGCTGCAGCCGGCATGGATTACGCCGAGCTGTGCTGGCGCGTGCTGGAGACGAGCTTCGACGACAAACAAGGAGGCGCCGCATGA
- a CDS encoding UDP-N-acetylglucosamine--N-acetylmuramyl-(pentapeptide) pyrophosphoryl-undecaprenol N-acetylglucosamine transferase — translation MNGLQAPVLIMAGGTGGHIFPGLAVAAALRARDVPVLWLGAQGGMENRIVPEHRIEMRTLPVAGLRGKGLRQRLAAPWMLARAGLAAWRALRDIQPRSVLSLGGYVAGPGGIAAWLQRRPLLVHEQNRIAGFTNRVLAKRARRVMSGFPDAFPARLHAEWTGNPVRAEIAALPAPAVRFANRSGAPRLLVLGGSLGARTLNMGLPKALSLIPADRRPEVLHQCGAQHVEATRAAYARADVDAKVEPFIADMAAAYAWADLVICRAGALTLAELAAAGLGAILLPFPYAVDDHQTKNAEGFVAAGAAELVQDRDFDPSRFAGMLERLLRDEDKRLAMANAARTLAKPDAADVIAQRCVEVAA, via the coding sequence ATGAACGGTTTGCAGGCACCCGTGCTGATCATGGCCGGCGGCACCGGCGGCCACATCTTCCCCGGCCTTGCGGTTGCCGCGGCGTTGCGCGCGCGCGACGTGCCGGTGCTGTGGCTGGGCGCGCAAGGCGGCATGGAAAACCGGATCGTGCCCGAGCACCGGATCGAGATGCGCACGCTGCCGGTTGCGGGGCTGCGCGGCAAGGGCTTGCGGCAGCGTCTCGCGGCGCCGTGGATGCTGGCGCGCGCGGGGCTCGCGGCGTGGCGCGCGCTGCGCGACATCCAGCCGCGCAGCGTGCTGTCGCTGGGCGGCTACGTCGCGGGTCCGGGCGGGATCGCCGCATGGCTGCAACGTCGCCCGTTGCTGGTGCACGAGCAGAACCGCATCGCGGGGTTCACCAACCGCGTGCTGGCGAAACGCGCGCGGCGCGTGATGAGCGGTTTCCCGGATGCGTTTCCGGCGCGGTTGCACGCCGAGTGGACGGGCAATCCCGTGCGCGCGGAAATCGCCGCGCTGCCCGCGCCCGCCGTGCGTTTCGCGAATCGTTCCGGCGCGCCGCGCCTGCTGGTGCTCGGCGGCAGCCTCGGTGCGCGCACGTTGAACATGGGGTTGCCGAAGGCGTTGTCGTTGATTCCCGCGGATCGTCGTCCCGAAGTGTTGCACCAGTGCGGCGCCCAACATGTCGAGGCGACCCGCGCCGCTTACGCGCGCGCGGACGTGGACGCGAAGGTCGAACCCTTCATCGCCGACATGGCGGCGGCCTATGCCTGGGCGGATCTGGTGATCTGCCGCGCGGGCGCGCTGACGCTGGCGGAACTCGCGGCGGCGGGTCTGGGCGCGATCCTGCTGCCGTTTCCGTATGCGGTGGACGACCATCAGACGAAAAACGCGGAAGGTTTCGTCGCCGCCGGCGCGGCCGAACTGGTGCAGGACCGCGACTTCGATCCGTCGCGTTTCGCCGGAATGCTGGAACGCCTGTTGCGCGATGAGGACAAGCGCCTCGCGATGGCCAATGCCGCGCGCACGCTGGCCAAGCCCGATGCCGCCGACGTAATCGCGCAACGCTGCGTGGAGGTGGCCGCATGA
- a CDS encoding peptidoglycan glycosyltransferase FtsW: protein MMTWFGPSQAVRKLGPEGRFDPWLLLAITGLVAFGIVMVASSSIAVADGQHIGEFHYLKRHLAFLAMGGAVAVWVALRVELDTLERWSGPLMLITFLLLLLVFIPHIGMRVNGARRWINLGISGFQPVELAKLTVVLYVASYLVRHRDAVETRFLGAVKPVGVAGFTAVLLLAQPDFGSAALIGVVTIGMLWLGGARMRNLVIMGLPLIPLGAWLALSTDYRVKRLTSFLDPWKDPFDNGFQLTQALIAIGRGKWFGVGLGGSVQKLFYLPEAHTDFILAVIAEELGFVGVLFVLALFALLVGRGLQLGLRGVEVGQQRAGYVAFGISLMIGLQALVSVGVNLGVLPTKGLTLPLISSGGSSILMTCVMLGVLVRAGYEIHRAEDARRMATRRPAAAAASTVATERPTAELPLAARARIEPTLGKVPA, encoded by the coding sequence ATGATGACCTGGTTCGGCCCATCGCAGGCGGTTCGCAAGCTCGGTCCCGAGGGCCGCTTCGACCCGTGGCTGTTGCTCGCGATCACCGGGCTGGTCGCGTTCGGCATCGTGATGGTGGCATCGAGTTCGATCGCGGTCGCCGACGGCCAGCACATCGGCGAATTCCATTACCTGAAGCGGCACCTCGCTTTCCTTGCGATGGGCGGTGCGGTGGCGGTGTGGGTGGCGCTCAGGGTCGAACTCGACACGCTCGAGCGCTGGTCCGGGCCGCTGATGCTGATCACGTTCCTGTTGCTGCTGCTGGTGTTCATCCCGCACATCGGGATGCGCGTCAACGGCGCGCGTCGCTGGATCAACCTCGGCATCTCCGGATTCCAGCCGGTCGAACTGGCCAAGTTGACGGTGGTGCTGTATGTCGCGAGTTACCTGGTGCGCCATCGCGATGCGGTCGAAACCCGTTTCCTCGGCGCGGTGAAGCCGGTGGGCGTGGCAGGCTTCACCGCCGTGCTGCTGCTCGCGCAACCCGACTTCGGTTCGGCGGCGCTGATCGGCGTGGTCACGATCGGGATGCTGTGGCTGGGCGGCGCGCGCATGCGCAACCTCGTGATCATGGGCCTGCCGCTGATCCCGCTGGGCGCGTGGCTGGCGCTGTCCACCGACTACCGCGTCAAGCGCCTCACCTCGTTCCTCGATCCGTGGAAGGATCCGTTCGACAACGGTTTCCAGTTGACCCAGGCGCTGATCGCGATCGGCCGCGGCAAGTGGTTCGGCGTGGGCCTGGGCGGCAGCGTGCAGAAGCTTTTCTATCTGCCCGAAGCGCACACCGATTTCATCCTCGCGGTGATCGCCGAGGAACTGGGTTTCGTCGGCGTGCTGTTCGTGCTCGCGTTGTTTGCGCTGCTGGTCGGGCGTGGTCTGCAACTCGGCCTGCGTGGCGTCGAAGTGGGCCAGCAGCGCGCCGGCTATGTCGCGTTCGGGATCTCGCTGATGATCGGCCTGCAGGCGCTGGTGTCGGTGGGCGTGAACCTCGGCGTGTTGCCGACCAAGGGCCTGACGCTGCCGCTGATCAGTTCGGGCGGATCGAGCATCCTGATGACCTGCGTGATGCTGGGGGTGCTGGTGCGCGCGGGTTACGAAATCCACCGCGCCGAGGATGCGCGCCGGATGGCGACGCGGCGGCCCGCTGCCGCAGCGGCGAGCACGGTCGCGACGGAACGTCCCACCGCCGAACTGCCGCTGGCCGCGCGGGCCCGCATCGAGCCGACGCTCGGGAAGGTGCCCGCATGA
- a CDS encoding Phospho-N-acetylmuramoyl-pentapeptide-transferase encodes MLLELSRWLEHYFGPLRLFDYITFRTIMAALTALFVALFFGPAVIRRLTELKAGQVVRDDGPKTHLSKAGTPTMGGTLILAAVVAATLLWGDLGSRYLWVVLLVTLACGAIGFYDDYRKLVLKDPHGLPARWKYLAQSVVGLAAAWFLFHTANVPAATALYVPLFKHVAIPLGAGFIVVAYLWIVGFSNAVNLTDGLDGLAIMPAVLVTAALGAFAYLAGNAVFSAYLGIPSIPGAGELAVFCGALTGAGLGFLWFNTYPAQVFMGDVGALAIGAAIGCVAVIVRQEIILLVMGGLFVVETASVMLQVGSFKLRGKRVFRMAPIHHHFELKGWPEPRVIVRFWIVSVVLVLVGLATLKVR; translated from the coding sequence ATGCTGCTTGAGCTTTCGCGCTGGCTGGAACATTACTTCGGCCCGCTGCGGCTGTTCGACTACATCACCTTCCGCACCATCATGGCGGCGCTCACGGCGCTGTTCGTCGCGCTGTTCTTCGGGCCGGCGGTGATCCGGCGCCTGACCGAATTGAAGGCCGGGCAGGTGGTGCGCGACGACGGTCCCAAGACGCACCTGTCCAAGGCCGGCACGCCGACCATGGGCGGCACGCTGATTCTGGCCGCGGTGGTGGCGGCAACGCTGCTGTGGGGCGACCTCGGCAGCCGCTACCTGTGGGTGGTGTTGCTGGTGACGCTGGCCTGCGGCGCGATCGGCTTCTACGACGACTACCGCAAGCTGGTGTTGAAGGATCCGCACGGCCTGCCGGCGCGCTGGAAGTACCTCGCGCAATCGGTGGTGGGCCTCGCCGCCGCGTGGTTCCTGTTCCATACCGCCAACGTGCCGGCCGCGACCGCGCTGTACGTGCCGTTGTTCAAGCACGTCGCGATCCCGCTCGGCGCCGGATTCATCGTGGTGGCGTACCTGTGGATCGTCGGATTTTCCAATGCGGTGAATCTCACCGACGGCCTCGATGGCCTCGCGATCATGCCGGCGGTGCTGGTGACGGCGGCGCTGGGCGCGTTCGCGTATCTCGCCGGCAACGCGGTGTTCTCGGCCTACCTCGGCATTCCTTCGATTCCCGGCGCGGGCGAACTCGCGGTGTTCTGCGGCGCGCTGACCGGCGCGGGCCTCGGATTCCTGTGGTTCAACACCTATCCCGCGCAGGTGTTCATGGGCGACGTCGGCGCGCTCGCGATCGGCGCCGCGATCGGTTGCGTCGCGGTGATCGTGCGCCAGGAAATCATCCTGCTGGTGATGGGCGGCTTGTTCGTGGTGGAAACCGCGTCGGTGATGTTGCAGGTCGGCAGCTTCAAGTTGCGCGGCAAGCGCGTGTTCCGGATGGCGCCGATCCACCACCACTTCGAATTGAAGGGCTGGCCCGAGCCACGCGTGATCGTGCGCTTCTGGATCGTGTCGGTGGTGCTGGTGCTGGTGGGTTTGGCGACGTTGAAGGTGCGCTGA